The following proteins are encoded in a genomic region of Bufo bufo chromosome 11, aBufBuf1.1, whole genome shotgun sequence:
- the LOC120981834 gene encoding filaggrin-2-like, translating into MEGAPNPSKKPSGSQQSSPSTAVSQGSSQTPTSGQQSQGSGQDSGYQGQTGSSSQYGSGQQQDQSSGQQGSGYQQGQDQSGGQQGTGNQQGQDQSGGQQGSGYQQGQGQSSGQQTGGSQGSGQQSSGTQQGGQSQGQGQDSSYNFRQGKDK; encoded by the exons ATGGAAGGAG CACCAAACCCCTCCAAGAAG CCTTCTGGCAGCCAACAGAGCTCG CCCTCAACTGCAGTAAGCCAAGGAAGCAGCCAAACCCCAACCAGTGGTCAACAGAGCCAGGGAAGTGGACAAGACAGTGGATACCAAGGGCAAACTGGCAGCAGCTCCCAGTATGGCAGCGGACAACAACAAGATCAAAGCAGTGGCCAGCAGGGTAGTGGATATCAACAAGGACAGGATCAGAGTGGTGGTCAGCAGGGTACCGGAAACCAACAAGGACAGGATCAGAGTGGTGGTCAGCAGGGTAGTGGATACCAACAAGGACAGGGTCAGAGCAGTGGCCAGCAGACTGGGGGAAGTCAGGGCAGTGGGCAACAAAGTTCTGGAACCCAGCAAGGAGGACAGAGTCAAGGACAGGGACAGGATTCTTCTTACAACTTTAGACAGGGAAAAGATAAGTAA
- the LOC120981833 gene encoding protein argonaute-2-like, with protein MEGAPNPSKKPSGSQQSSTSIAVSRGSSQTPTSGQQSQGSGQDSGYQGQTGSSSQYGSGQQQDQSSGQQGSGYQQGQNQSSGQQGSGYQQGQGQSGGQQGGGYQQGQDQSVGQQGGGNQQGQGQSSGQQTGGNQGSGQQSSGTQQGGQSQGQGQDSSYNFRQGKDK; from the exons CCTTCTGGCAGCCAACAGAGCTCG accTCAATTGCAGTAAGCCGAGGAAGCAGCCAAACCCCAACCAGTGGTCAACAGAGCCAAGGAAGTGGACAAGACAGTGGATACCAAGGGCAAACTGGCAGCAGCTCCCAGTATGGCAGCGGACAACAACAAGATCAaagcagtggccagcagggcagTGGATATCAACAAGGACAGAATCAGAGCAGTGGTCAGCAGGGTAGTGGATACCAACAAGGACAGGGTCAGAGCGGTGGTCAGCAGGGCGGTGGATACCAACAAGGACAGGATCAGAGCGTTGGTCAGCAGGGCGGTGGAA ACCAACAAGGACAGGGTCAGAGCAGTGGCCAGCAGACTGGGGGAAATCAGGGCAGTGGGCAACAAAGTTCTGGAACCCAGCAAGGAGGACAGAGTCAAGGACAGGGACAGGATTCTTCTTACAACTTTAGACAAGGAAAAGATAAGTAA